Proteins encoded together in one Nostoc sp. PCC 7524 window:
- a CDS encoding glycosyltransferase family 4 protein translates to MTMCVGYVLKRYPRYSETFVVNEILAHEAAGLNMEIFALRPPSDTHFQNIISQVRAPVTYIKKPIQGRVSESLNSLAPTAASYFWAELQEASKVIPDFWPKLAIAQGEQASTVYQAAWLAREARLKGITHLHAHFGTVATSVARLASHFTGIPYTFTAHAKDIFHESVEFADMERKLKDAATVVTVSDYNLNYLQNTYGVAANKVQRIYNGLDLRQLQYSSPAERPPLIISVGRFIEKKGLSVLIDACAILKRLNCEFQCQIVGTGSLEPVLRQQIQDLGLLSTVEIIGPRPQNDVFQLVQQAAVFAAPYVIGKDGNRDGLPTVLLEAMALGTPCVSTDVTGIPELVQNGETGLIVPQHDAEELAIALRKLLTDSALRVQLSTQARQLIESEFDIHRNAGILRGLFFAPTCQGEYKDLKTAAKLVQEV, encoded by the coding sequence ATGACCATGTGTGTTGGTTACGTTCTCAAACGTTATCCTCGCTATTCGGAAACCTTTGTAGTCAATGAAATTTTGGCTCATGAAGCGGCTGGCTTAAATATGGAAATTTTTGCGTTAAGGCCACCATCTGATACTCACTTTCAAAATATTATTTCCCAAGTGCGTGCGCCTGTAACCTACATTAAAAAGCCAATTCAAGGACGGGTGAGCGAATCACTCAATAGTCTTGCGCCTACAGCTGCTAGCTATTTTTGGGCAGAATTACAAGAAGCAAGTAAAGTTATTCCAGACTTTTGGCCCAAGTTGGCAATTGCTCAAGGTGAACAAGCCAGCACCGTCTACCAAGCTGCATGGTTAGCACGAGAAGCGCGACTCAAAGGCATCACTCATTTACACGCTCACTTTGGTACTGTTGCCACCAGTGTAGCTCGGTTAGCATCTCACTTTACAGGCATTCCCTATACCTTTACAGCCCATGCTAAAGATATCTTTCATGAAAGCGTTGAATTTGCAGACATGGAACGCAAGCTGAAAGATGCGGCTACTGTTGTGACTGTTAGTGATTACAACCTTAATTATTTGCAAAATACCTATGGTGTAGCGGCAAACAAAGTTCAGCGTATTTACAACGGCTTAGATTTGCGGCAATTACAATATTCTTCTCCGGCTGAACGTCCCCCCTTAATTATTTCAGTCGGGCGATTCATTGAGAAGAAAGGGCTATCTGTTTTGATTGATGCTTGCGCCATCCTGAAGCGATTAAATTGTGAGTTTCAATGTCAAATTGTCGGTACAGGATCATTAGAACCTGTGCTGCGCCAACAAATTCAAGATTTAGGACTGCTATCGACTGTGGAAATTATCGGGCCACGTCCCCAAAATGATGTATTTCAATTGGTGCAGCAAGCTGCTGTGTTTGCAGCGCCTTATGTGATTGGAAAAGATGGCAATCGGGATGGATTACCTACAGTTTTACTAGAAGCAATGGCATTGGGAACACCTTGTGTGAGTACCGATGTGACTGGGATTCCTGAATTGGTGCAGAATGGGGAGACGGGATTAATTGTACCGCAACATGATGCAGAGGAATTAGCGATCGCACTTAGGAAACTGCTGACTGATTCAGCTTTGCGCGTGCAGTTGTCAACTCAGGCTAGGCAGTTAATTGAGTCTGAGTTTGATATTCATCGTAATGCTGGGATATTACGGGGTTTATTTTTCGCGCCAACCTGTCAAGGAGAATACAAGGATCTGAAAACTGCTGCCAAATTAGTTCAGGAGGTGTGA
- the isiD gene encoding protein IsiD, producing METLSISRKEIAAITATEVEQLANRLEMDNYSNAFEGLNDWHLLRAIAFQRPELVEPYIHLLDLEPYDEA from the coding sequence ATGGAAACTCTAAGCATTTCTCGGAAAGAAATTGCTGCTATCACAGCAACAGAAGTAGAACAGCTGGCTAATCGTCTAGAAATGGATAATTACAGCAATGCTTTTGAGGGTTTAAATGATTGGCATCTACTACGCGCGATCGCGTTTCAGCGTCCTGAGTTAGTAGAACCCTACATCCATTTGTTAGATTTAGAACCTTACGACGAGGCATAA
- a CDS encoding sensor histidine kinase: protein MTANQRQGTGNGRSFAIKITQLLTVGRQIFREARTRILLWYLLISGITFLIAIPAFRYQLYQRIDERVRQDMEADMKAFKVLMKGKRLIAENTFTHNEPPKDSQQWNMLLSEDEQTTPLASIEDLQKLFRSYLLYRLPEDESYFITFIDGEFYESSPSARPKPLARDSILMKRWAEQTQPEQGETEFSDLNAQNILYLVEPVTIQGQVRGVFVVAHNTTGERVEALEAVSVIMEVFILVFVVSLILTWLAAGRIMAPLRTMITTAHAISESDLTQRLPTRSRGELGELAKTFNEMMDRLEAAFATQREFVNDAGHELRTPITIIRGHLELMEDDPQEQQETLALVIGELDRMSRLVDDLILLAKAERADFLQVTTVNVAELTQELFVKAQALAQRDWQLDAVAKGQIVVDRQRITEAVMNLAQNATQHTGESDSISIGSAIAKGKVRFWVRDTGEGIPLVDQKRIFERFARTSNSRRRSEGAGLGLSIVRAIARSHGGQVLVRSQLGKGSMFTIVVPLDPPPKVSSYAQHSHC from the coding sequence ATGACAGCAAATCAGAGACAAGGCACTGGCAATGGGCGCAGTTTTGCCATTAAAATCACTCAGTTATTGACAGTCGGGCGGCAAATTTTTAGAGAAGCACGCACCCGGATTTTGCTCTGGTACTTACTGATTTCAGGAATAACCTTTCTCATTGCCATTCCCGCATTTCGTTACCAACTCTACCAGCGCATTGATGAGCGTGTGCGTCAGGATATGGAAGCAGATATGAAAGCTTTCAAAGTGTTGATGAAGGGCAAAAGATTAATAGCAGAGAATACATTCACTCATAATGAGCCACCAAAAGATTCTCAGCAATGGAATATGTTGCTTTCTGAAGATGAACAAACTACCCCCCTAGCCTCCATAGAAGACTTACAGAAGCTGTTTCGGTCTTATCTATTGTATCGATTACCAGAAGATGAATCTTATTTCATTACTTTTATAGATGGTGAATTTTACGAATCTAGTCCTAGCGCACGCCCCAAACCTTTAGCCAGAGACTCAATACTCATGAAACGGTGGGCAGAACAAACCCAACCAGAGCAGGGAGAAACAGAATTTTCTGACCTGAATGCCCAAAATATTCTTTACTTAGTTGAACCTGTTACCATTCAAGGACAAGTCCGAGGAGTCTTTGTTGTTGCCCACAACACCACCGGAGAAAGGGTAGAAGCTCTAGAAGCAGTTAGTGTGATTATGGAAGTTTTCATCTTGGTGTTTGTGGTGTCGTTAATCCTGACTTGGTTAGCTGCGGGGAGGATTATGGCTCCCCTACGGACGATGATCACCACGGCTCATGCCATTAGTGAATCAGATTTAACTCAGCGTTTACCAACACGCAGTAGGGGAGAACTAGGAGAATTGGCAAAAACCTTCAACGAAATGATGGACAGGCTAGAAGCAGCCTTTGCTACTCAACGGGAATTTGTCAACGATGCGGGACATGAACTGCGAACTCCCATCACCATCATTCGCGGACATCTGGAACTGATGGAAGATGATCCCCAAGAACAGCAGGAAACTCTGGCACTGGTTATAGGAGAACTAGACCGCATGAGCCGTTTAGTGGATGATCTAATTTTGCTGGCAAAAGCAGAACGTGCAGACTTTTTACAGGTAACAACGGTAAATGTGGCAGAGTTAACCCAAGAGTTATTTGTCAAAGCTCAAGCACTAGCACAGAGGGACTGGCAACTGGATGCTGTGGCGAAAGGTCAAATTGTGGTTGACCGCCAAAGAATTACCGAAGCTGTGATGAATCTAGCGCAAAATGCTACTCAGCATACTGGGGAGAGTGATAGTATTTCCATAGGTTCAGCGATCGCCAAAGGCAAGGTGCGGTTCTGGGTACGCGATACAGGTGAAGGCATTCCCCTTGTGGATCAAAAACGCATCTTTGAACGCTTTGCCCGGACTTCTAATAGTCGTCGTCGTTCCGAGGGTGCAGGGTTGGGGCTGTCCATAGTGCGTGCGATCGCCCGGTCCCACGGTGGACAAGTATTAGTTCGCAGTCAGTTAGGAAAAGGTTCGATGTTTACTATCGTTGTACCACTCGATCCACCGCCAAAAGTGAGTAGCTATGCCCAACATTCTCATTGTTGA
- a CDS encoding response regulator transcription factor — MPNILIVEDEPRIASFIQKGLRSQGFTTTVIADGRYVLDVLQNGTFDLLILDLGLPGKDGFQVLEELRGQGEDLPVIILTARSDIHDKVAGLEGGADDYVTKPFRFEELLARVRLRLRSARPVRDAQEFTLIAGNVILNLRTRQVKIGDRLIELPAREFAMAEMFCRHPGQVISREQLLDYVWGYDYNPGSNIVDVYVGYLRKKLGSKLIETVRGMGYRLRT; from the coding sequence ATGCCCAACATTCTCATTGTTGAAGATGAACCCCGGATTGCCTCATTTATTCAAAAAGGATTGCGATCGCAAGGATTCACAACCACAGTAATTGCAGATGGGCGATATGTGCTGGATGTATTGCAAAATGGAACGTTTGACTTGTTAATTTTGGATCTAGGGTTGCCTGGCAAAGACGGTTTCCAAGTCCTCGAAGAATTACGCGGACAAGGAGAAGACTTACCTGTGATTATCCTCACTGCCCGGAGTGATATTCATGATAAGGTTGCTGGACTAGAAGGGGGTGCAGATGATTATGTTACTAAACCTTTCCGCTTTGAAGAATTACTGGCGCGGGTAAGGTTGCGGTTACGGAGTGCCAGACCTGTTAGAGATGCCCAAGAGTTTACCTTGATAGCTGGTAATGTGATCCTAAACTTGCGGACTCGACAAGTAAAAATAGGCGATCGCCTCATCGAACTACCTGCCCGTGAATTTGCAATGGCAGAAATGTTTTGCCGTCATCCAGGACAAGTCATCAGTCGAGAACAACTTTTAGATTACGTTTGGGGTTACGACTATAATCCAGGTTCTAATATTGTTGATGTGTACGTGGGTTATCTCCGTAAGAAACTAGGCAGCAAACTGATTGAGACAGTCAGGGGCATGGGTTATCGCTTGCGAACATAG
- a CDS encoding glycosyltransferase family protein, with protein sequence MNNWFTQSREIERTLAGLESSDIGNLFSNVRKWRIALYSHDTMGLGHKRRNLLIAQTLGCSPLETDVLMISGIQDGSNVHTLPGVDCLTLPALYKNVDGRYQARRLNLSLQEIITLRSQVILTTIKAFQPDIFIVDNVPRGAVRELDPTLDYLRTQEKTHCILGLRDVLDEPASVRREWKREANEEAIQTYYDAVWVYGDPAIYDLRKEYRFQPKTMAKFRYTGYFDQRRRLKCVNAESVQAFKSLHLPSEKLVLCLVGGGQDGAHLAETFAHAELPPEMNGIILTGPFMPPEVRQRVQNYAAQRSNLRVLEYLPEPTLLLNRAERVIAMGGYNTTCELLSFQKRSLIVPRIQPRREQLIRAERLQSLGLVDVLHPHHLTSQALTDWLMQEVPPPQVRNCVDLNGLTRIPQFVNEILTCADHSSKQAS encoded by the coding sequence ATGAACAACTGGTTCACCCAATCTAGAGAAATAGAAAGAACATTAGCTGGCTTAGAGTCTTCAGATATCGGTAATTTATTTAGTAATGTTCGTAAATGGCGCATTGCTTTATATTCCCACGACACAATGGGGCTGGGACACAAACGCCGCAATTTGTTGATTGCTCAAACATTAGGATGTTCACCCCTAGAAACTGATGTTTTGATGATTAGTGGCATCCAAGATGGTAGCAATGTACACACACTTCCTGGGGTGGATTGTTTGACTTTACCTGCTTTGTACAAAAATGTGGATGGAAGATATCAAGCACGACGATTAAATTTGTCATTGCAGGAGATTATTACACTGCGATCGCAAGTTATTCTGACCACCATCAAAGCCTTTCAACCTGATATTTTCATTGTAGATAATGTACCGCGAGGAGCAGTCAGAGAGCTAGATCCCACCCTAGATTACTTACGTACCCAAGAAAAAACCCACTGCATTCTCGGTTTACGAGATGTATTAGATGAACCCGCTTCTGTACGTCGAGAGTGGAAGCGAGAAGCTAACGAAGAAGCGATTCAAACCTACTATGATGCGGTATGGGTGTATGGTGATCCAGCTATCTATGACCTGAGAAAAGAATATCGTTTCCAGCCAAAAACTATGGCCAAATTCCGCTACACTGGCTATTTTGACCAGCGTAGGCGGCTGAAGTGCGTGAATGCCGAAAGCGTTCAGGCATTTAAATCGCTGCATCTGCCATCGGAAAAATTAGTATTGTGCTTAGTGGGAGGTGGACAAGACGGAGCGCATTTAGCAGAAACATTTGCTCATGCGGAGCTACCACCAGAGATGAACGGCATCATCTTAACAGGGCCGTTTATGCCGCCAGAAGTAAGACAACGAGTGCAAAACTATGCGGCTCAACGTTCCAACTTGCGCGTATTGGAATATTTACCTGAACCAACGCTATTACTAAATCGAGCCGAACGCGTCATTGCGATGGGTGGTTACAACACCACTTGTGAACTGCTGTCATTTCAGAAGCGATCGCTCATTGTCCCCCGCATCCAACCTCGGCGAGAACAATTAATCCGTGCTGAACGCTTACAGTCATTAGGCTTAGTTGATGTACTGCACCCACACCACCTAACATCTCAAGCATTGACAGACTGGTTAATGCAGGAAGTACCACCCCCACAAGTCCGTAACTGTGTCGATCTCAACGGACTCACCCGCATTCCCCAATTCGTAAATGAAATACTCACCTGTGCTGATCATTCATCAAAACAAGCCTCTTAA
- a CDS encoding ABC transporter ATP-binding protein — MSKPLKQAVPGLWGVLSYFWPYLRQQYGLLLISAIALIADVGLRVLEPWPLKFVFDYVLIRKNQLNNTPVITQLEPMALLTLSAVAVLVITGLRAFAAYWSTVGLATVGSRVMAEVRNHLYRHLQNLSLAYHTKARSGDLIVRVSSDASRLQEIMITAALPLVVSILTLLGMMGVMFWMNPSLTLLSLFTLPLFWLLTNRLSQRIRESSLKQRQQEGAVAATAAESIAAIKLVKALSLQDAFAGVFAQQNQRSLKESVKTQRLAAHLERTVDAVIALGTAIVLWYGSWLALRNTLTPGDVLVFLTYLKNAFKPVQNFAKYIGRLAKAAASGERILDVLNQQPDVRDLPGAIPAPIFRGAVCFDHVHFAYESGQVLLQDINLNIQPGQQVAIVGTSGGGKSTLVSLLLRLYDPTMGRVMIDGRDIRDYTLASLRPQISVVLQDSLLFAATIRENIAYGIAGVSDGEIVEAASLANAHDFIQALPQGYDTLVGERGATLSGGQRQRIAIARAAIRQAPILILDEPTTGLDKGNEKVVIDALQRLSQNRTTFLITHDLGLATRASIILYMENGQVVEQGSHLELMAENGRYAALYEMRNEGFEDVERKEFFNAEGR; from the coding sequence ATGTCAAAACCCCTCAAACAAGCTGTTCCTGGGTTGTGGGGAGTGCTGAGTTATTTCTGGCCTTATCTTCGCCAACAATATGGACTCCTGTTAATTTCTGCGATCGCTCTCATCGCAGATGTCGGACTACGGGTGTTAGAACCTTGGCCTCTGAAATTTGTTTTTGATTATGTATTAATACGTAAAAATCAGCTAAATAATACTCCAGTAATTACACAACTAGAACCAATGGCACTACTGACACTTTCAGCCGTGGCAGTTCTTGTAATTACCGGATTACGTGCCTTTGCTGCCTATTGGAGTACCGTCGGACTAGCAACAGTCGGCAGTCGAGTCATGGCTGAGGTGCGTAATCATTTATATCGTCATCTGCAAAATTTGTCTTTGGCTTATCACACCAAAGCTCGTAGCGGTGATTTAATTGTGCGTGTGAGTAGCGATGCTAGCCGTCTGCAAGAAATTATGATTACGGCAGCATTACCCCTAGTAGTTAGTATACTTACCCTGTTGGGCATGATGGGGGTGATGTTTTGGATGAATCCCAGTCTCACCCTACTGTCACTATTCACCCTACCGTTGTTTTGGTTACTGACTAATCGACTCAGCCAGCGAATTCGAGAGTCTTCATTAAAGCAACGCCAACAAGAAGGTGCTGTGGCGGCAACGGCGGCTGAGTCAATTGCTGCCATTAAACTGGTGAAAGCCCTATCGTTGCAAGATGCCTTTGCAGGGGTGTTTGCTCAACAAAATCAGCGTAGTCTCAAAGAAAGCGTCAAAACTCAACGGTTGGCGGCTCACTTAGAACGTACTGTAGATGCTGTGATTGCCTTGGGAACAGCAATTGTTTTATGGTACGGCTCTTGGCTGGCATTGCGAAATACTTTAACCCCTGGTGATGTACTGGTATTTCTTACCTATCTTAAAAATGCTTTTAAACCAGTTCAGAACTTTGCTAAATACATCGGACGACTGGCTAAAGCTGCTGCCTCTGGTGAGCGAATTTTAGATGTATTAAATCAACAGCCTGATGTCCGTGATTTACCGGGTGCAATCCCAGCCCCGATTTTCCGAGGTGCAGTCTGTTTTGATCACGTTCACTTTGCCTATGAATCAGGGCAAGTTCTACTGCAAGATATCAATTTAAACATTCAACCGGGACAACAAGTAGCAATTGTGGGGACTTCCGGTGGTGGTAAATCTACATTAGTAAGTCTATTATTGCGGCTTTATGACCCAACAATGGGGCGGGTGATGATTGATGGTAGAGATATTAGAGATTACACGTTGGCATCTTTACGTCCGCAAATTAGTGTAGTTTTGCAAGATAGTCTGTTATTTGCCGCTACTATTCGGGAAAACATTGCTTATGGGATTGCTGGGGTATCTGATGGAGAAATTGTCGAAGCGGCTAGTTTAGCTAATGCTCATGATTTTATCCAAGCTTTACCGCAAGGATACGACACCCTGGTAGGAGAACGCGGTGCGACACTTTCCGGGGGGCAACGCCAACGCATTGCGATCGCTCGTGCGGCTATTCGTCAAGCCCCTATTCTGATTTTAGATGAACCTACTACTGGCTTAGATAAGGGTAATGAGAAGGTTGTGATTGATGCGTTGCAAAGGTTGTCACAAAATCGCACGACTTTTTTAATTACTCATGACCTTGGTTTGGCTACTCGTGCCAGTATCATTCTCTATATGGAAAATGGGCAGGTGGTGGAACAAGGTTCTCATCTGGAATTGATGGCAGAGAATGGGCGTTATGCGGCTTTGTATGAGATGCGAAATGAGGGTTTTGAGGATGTAGAGAGGAAGGAGTTTTTTAACGCAGAGGGGCGCTGA
- a CDS encoding glycosyltransferase family 4 protein, giving the protein MRVAYVCADGGIPVFGQKGCSIHVQEVIRALQGQGCQVELFATRFGGEVPTDLAGVVVHQLPTIPKLERAVREQVALGMNRDLRLDLQKFGSFDLIYERYSLWSYSAMEFAQAMGIPGLLEVNSPLITEQAKHRGLIDRKSAEQVANRVFAAATTLIAVSEAVKTYLMNYVDSSKVHVIPNGVNPTRFPALRPATQPETLTVGFVGSLKPWHGLPILTAAFAQLRQSVPEAKLLIVGDGPEKENLEAELAAYGLDSHTQFTGAVNPDAVPKLLARMDVAVAPYPAQSDFYFSPLKVYEYMAAGLPVVASQIGQLADLIDTGVNGILCPPGDAIALAEALETLWRSPTLRQRLGEAARQKVMDNHTWDAIAQQILNLAGLNLGVRR; this is encoded by the coding sequence GTGAGAGTTGCTTATGTTTGTGCTGATGGGGGAATTCCTGTATTTGGGCAGAAGGGATGTTCTATTCATGTGCAGGAAGTAATACGCGCATTGCAAGGGCAAGGTTGCCAAGTGGAATTGTTTGCTACTCGCTTTGGGGGAGAAGTCCCCACAGATTTAGCTGGTGTTGTAGTTCATCAACTCCCAACAATCCCCAAATTAGAACGGGCGGTAAGAGAGCAAGTTGCTTTGGGGATGAATCGGGATTTGCGTCTAGATTTGCAGAAGTTTGGCTCTTTTGACTTAATTTATGAGCGTTATTCTCTTTGGAGTTATAGCGCCATGGAATTTGCTCAAGCTATGGGAATTCCCGGATTATTAGAAGTGAATTCACCTCTGATTACAGAACAGGCAAAGCATCGCGGTTTAATTGATCGCAAAAGTGCAGAACAAGTAGCCAATCGGGTGTTTGCAGCTGCTACAACACTCATCGCTGTTTCTGAGGCAGTAAAAACTTACTTAATGAATTATGTGGACAGTAGCAAAGTTCATGTGATCCCTAATGGTGTCAATCCTACCCGCTTCCCTGCCCTTCGTCCTGCTACTCAACCAGAAACCTTGACAGTGGGATTTGTTGGCTCATTGAAACCGTGGCATGGATTACCAATTCTCACGGCAGCTTTTGCTCAACTGCGTCAAAGTGTTCCTGAAGCTAAACTTTTAATTGTGGGTGATGGCCCGGAAAAAGAGAATCTGGAAGCTGAATTAGCTGCATACGGCTTAGATTCCCATACTCAATTTACCGGGGCGGTAAATCCTGATGCCGTCCCCAAATTATTAGCAAGAATGGATGTCGCTGTGGCACCCTACCCAGCACAATCTGATTTTTACTTCTCACCGTTGAAAGTTTATGAATATATGGCGGCTGGTTTGCCTGTAGTTGCTAGCCAAATCGGGCAGTTGGCAGACTTAATTGATACAGGGGTGAATGGCATTCTCTGTCCCCCAGGTGATGCGATCGCCTTGGCAGAGGCTTTAGAAACATTATGGCGATCGCCTACTCTGCGCCAGCGTTTAGGAGAAGCGGCTCGCCAAAAGGTGATGGACAATCATACCTGGGATGCGATCGCTCAACAAATTCTCAATCTAGCCGGACTCAATTTGGGGGTAAGAAGATAA
- a CDS encoding HAMP domain-containing protein: MKQHKNFDELAFDQSNSPLPSSNSNPDTSNLKYWFSRLKVGQKIGIGYGLLLSIAVLGTSIGFLIADHYQKQAQKREEAAIEELYQMYQLKTIVFRVRTNQHKLILYMDQPKRWQGQYALLLKYVEQAKQVWFEFKANYSIENPIIYDSVIEQKAVHRLLQTHKGFDTYLQRTEALFRGNNPHQLSPNEVKAGQTQLFNFMHSSSMFMIDDFLDDITNLVEVISEEYQQAKWELRRAEKLRLYVIIGSLSLSIAIATLLAIYTSRTIAHPIQTVTHVAQQVIEESNFDLQAPITTNDEVGILAASLNRLILEVQQLIKVQTDANEQLEVYSQVLEEKVCERTRELNDKNISLELALDELRRTQAQLVETAKNDQKKTNN, from the coding sequence ATGAAACAGCACAAAAATTTCGATGAACTGGCTTTTGACCAGTCTAATAGCCCCTTGCCATCAAGTAACTCAAATCCAGATACCAGCAATTTGAAGTATTGGTTCAGTCGTCTTAAGGTTGGTCAAAAGATTGGCATTGGATATGGGCTGCTGTTGAGTATCGCCGTACTGGGAACTAGCATTGGGTTTCTAATTGCGGATCATTACCAGAAACAAGCGCAAAAACGAGAGGAAGCGGCAATTGAAGAGTTATATCAGATGTACCAACTCAAAACCATTGTGTTTCGTGTTCGTACCAATCAACACAAGCTGATTTTATACATGGATCAACCAAAAAGATGGCAAGGACAATATGCTCTGTTACTTAAGTATGTTGAACAAGCTAAACAAGTTTGGTTTGAATTCAAAGCTAACTACAGTATTGAGAACCCGATTATATATGATTCTGTAATCGAACAAAAAGCCGTTCACCGTTTGTTACAAACTCACAAAGGTTTTGATACTTACTTACAGCGTACAGAGGCTTTGTTTCGAGGTAACAATCCCCATCAATTATCACCAAACGAGGTTAAAGCGGGACAAACCCAACTGTTCAATTTCATGCACAGCTCGTCAATGTTTATGATTGATGATTTTCTTGATGATATTACAAATCTTGTGGAAGTCATATCTGAGGAGTATCAACAAGCAAAGTGGGAACTGCGACGAGCAGAGAAATTACGGCTATATGTCATTATCGGGAGCCTATCATTATCAATTGCGATCGCCACATTACTAGCAATTTACACCAGTCGCACCATTGCTCATCCTATTCAAACTGTCACCCACGTTGCTCAACAAGTGATAGAAGAATCTAATTTCGATTTGCAAGCCCCCATAACAACTAATGATGAAGTGGGGATATTGGCTGCTTCCCTCAATCGTCTGATCCTGGAAGTTCAGCAACTCATCAAAGTCCAAACTGATGCTAACGAACAACTAGAAGTATACAGCCAGGTGTTGGAAGAAAAAGTATGTGAACGGACACGGGAGTTAAATGATAAAAATATCAGTTTAGAGTTGGCATTAGACGAATTGCGGCGTACTCAAGCGCAACTCGTAGAAACTGCGAAAAATGACCAGAAAAAAACAAATAACTAA
- the coaBC gene encoding bifunctional phosphopantothenoylcysteine decarboxylase/phosphopantothenate--cysteine ligase CoaBC has product MPNSPTLTTNQHSRVLIAVGGGIAAYKVCEVVSTLFKTGAEVRVILTDSAQKFITPLTLATLSRYKAYTDDDFWQSTHSRPLHIELGEWADLLVIAPLTANTLAKLAHGMADNLLTNTVLASTCPVLLAPAMNTDMWEQLTVQRNWHQLLLDSRYHGMSTVSGLLACDRVGAGRMAEPAEIVAYTQSLLHTQGTRDLAGQQVLISAGGTREYLDPVRFIGNPSTGKMGLALAQAALHRGANVTLVHGVANWDIPLGVQAIPVISAEEMQQVMWEYLPHADVIVMSAAVADVKPKDYSPEKLPKRSLPQTLPLEPVPDIVAQLAQHKQPHQLLIGFAAQTGDIVTPAMEKLQRKQLDVIVANPIDQPNSGFGSENNQAIFLDSQGRQVKISPCSKLQMAHHLFDFIAK; this is encoded by the coding sequence ATGCCTAATTCCCCAACACTAACTACAAATCAACACAGCAGGGTTCTCATAGCTGTAGGTGGTGGTATAGCCGCCTATAAAGTTTGTGAGGTGGTTTCGACGTTATTTAAAACAGGTGCAGAAGTCCGAGTTATCCTTACTGATTCTGCACAAAAGTTTATTACCCCTCTAACTTTAGCTACCCTCTCTCGCTATAAAGCCTATACAGATGATGATTTTTGGCAATCAACTCACTCACGCCCGTTGCATATTGAGTTGGGTGAGTGGGCTGATTTGTTAGTAATTGCTCCCCTGACGGCAAATACATTAGCCAAATTAGCTCATGGGATGGCTGATAATTTGCTCACCAACACTGTGTTAGCTTCTACTTGTCCTGTATTGTTAGCACCTGCGATGAATACTGATATGTGGGAACAGCTAACGGTGCAACGCAATTGGCATCAGTTGTTACTAGATAGTAGATATCATGGGATGAGTACAGTATCAGGATTATTAGCGTGCGATCGCGTCGGTGCAGGCAGAATGGCCGAACCTGCCGAAATTGTGGCTTATACTCAATCACTGTTGCATACCCAGGGAACAAGAGATTTAGCCGGGCAGCAAGTTTTAATTAGTGCCGGGGGAACGCGAGAGTATCTTGACCCAGTGCGATTTATTGGCAATCCCTCGACAGGTAAAATGGGGTTAGCTTTAGCACAAGCCGCCCTACATCGAGGCGCAAATGTTACCTTAGTTCATGGGGTAGCTAATTGGGATATACCCTTGGGAGTGCAAGCAATTCCGGTAATTAGTGCGGAGGAAATGCAGCAGGTAATGTGGGAATATTTGCCTCATGCAGATGTCATTGTCATGTCTGCGGCTGTTGCTGATGTCAAGCCCAAAGATTATAGTCCAGAGAAATTACCCAAGCGATCGCTCCCCCAAACCTTACCCTTAGAACCAGTACCAGATATAGTGGCTCAATTAGCACAACACAAACAACCCCATCAGTTGTTAATTGGTTTTGCGGCTCAAACCGGGGATATTGTCACGCCAGCAATGGAAAAATTGCAGAGAAAACAATTAGATGTAATTGTAGCCAATCCGATTGATCAACCTAATAGTGGTTTTGGCAGTGAAAATAACCAAGCCATATTTTTAGATAGTCAAGGACGGCAAGTAAAAATTTCACCTTGTTCTAAATTACAAATGGCGCACCATCTATTTGATTTTATTGCCAAGTAG